Below is a genomic region from Fusobacterium russii ATCC 25533.
AAGCCATAGCACAGGTAGATATGTTAGAATTTATGGATAGACAGATATCTCAACTATCAGGTGGACAACAACAGAGAGCTTTTTTAGCAAGGGCTTTAGTTCAGGATGCAGATATATATTTAATGGATGAGCCATTTCAAGGTGTAGATGCAAAAACAGAAAAAGCTATAGTTGCAATACTTAAAAAATTAAAAACAGAAAATAAGACAGTTTTGGTAGTACATCACGATTTACAAACAGTAACTTCTTATTTTGATAAAGTAATTTTAATAAATAAAATGATTATTGAAAAGGGAAGAGTGGAGGATGTATTTACAGAAGAAAATATAGAGAAAACTTACAAAAAAAGTGAGGAAGCCTATGACTGAGTATTTAAATCTTTTTTTAAGTAGTTATACTTTTAAGGTTGTAACAATTGGTTGTGCTCTCTTGGCAATGATAAGTGCTATAATAGGAAATTTTGCTGTATTAAAAAGAGAGAGCTTACTTGGAGATGGTGTAGCTCATGCTTCGCTTGCCGGTGTTTGTATGGCATTTTTACTTACAGGAAAAAAAGAGATGTATATTCTTCTTTTAGGTGCTTTGATTGTGGGCTTAATTTGTGTAAGTCTGATTCACTATATACAGTTGTATTCAAAAATAAAGTTTGACAGTGCAATAGCTTTAATACTTTCAAGTTTTTTTGGTTTAGGTTTAGTTTTGCTTACATATTTAAAGAAAATTCCGGGAGCAAAAAAAGCCGGATTAAATAGGTTTATTTTTGGTCAGGCTTCTACACTTGTAGTAAAGGATATTTATTTTATTTTAACAATAGGTTTTATTTTATTATTCATTGTAATTTTATTCTGGAAAGAAATAAAAATCAGCATTTTTGATAAGGAATATGCTAAGACTTTAGGTATTGATAGTGATAAAATAAGATTTTTAGTTTCAATTCTAATAGTTATGAATATAATTTTAGGAATACAAATTGCAGGTGTTATTTTAATAACAGCTATGATAGTTGCTCCAGCAGTAGCTGCAAGACAATGGAGCAACAGTTTATTAATTGTGGTGATACTTTCAGGTATATTCGGTTTTTTATCAGGAGCTTTCGGAGCTATAATTTCGACACTTGATACATCATTGCCAACAGGACCTTTGATAGTAATGAACTCAAGTTTTTTTGTAATATTTAGTTTGATATTTTCAAATAAAGAGGGAATAGTCGTTAAGTTATATAAAAATTATAAGAGAAATAAAGAAATAAGAGAAAAAAATTATGGTGGTGATTTAAAATGAGTTCATTTTTAATCATACATTTAATTGCAATTGTTATTTCAATATCTTGTTCCTTACTGGGTGTGTTTTTGGTATTAAAAAAAATGTCCATGCTGACTGACGCAATAACTCACACGGTATTACTAGGAATAGTACTTTGTTTCTTTATAGTTCATAGACTAGATTCCCCATTTCTTATAGTTGGGGCTTCAGTTTTTGGAGTTTTAACTGTATATTTAGTAGAACTTTTATCCAGTACAAAATTGGTAAAAGAAGACGCTGCTATAGGGATAGTTTTGGCATTTCTCTTCAGTCTGGCAGTGATTTTAATTTCAAAATATACCGCTAATATTCACTTGGACATAGATGCGGTTTTACTTGGTGAAATTGCATTTGCACCTTTTCATCTCAAAGAAATTTTTGGATATAAAATAGCAAATGCTTTAGTTACGGGTGTTTCTGTTTTAGTAATAAATATAGTTTTTATTATAATTTTTTTCAAAGAGATAAAAATTTCAATTTTTGATAAAGTTTTAGCCAGCTCTTTGGGACTAATGCCAGTTTTGATACATTATCTTTTAATGACTATGGTATCAATAACAGCTATTACTTCATTTGAAGCGGTGGGTGCGACACTTATGATTTCATTTATGGTAGGTCCTGCTGCAACAGCTTATATAATTTCAAAGAGATTAAGGGAAATGATATTTTATAGTGTAATATTTGGAGTTTTATCTTCTATAATAGGTGTAAATATCGCAATGAAACTGGATGTATCAATTTCAGGAGCTATATCCGTCACAGTGGCAGTAATATTTTTAATAGTATTTTTTATAAATAAAAAAAGAAAATTCTCATTTTAAATAATGAGAATTTTTTTTGAAAAAATAAATTTTTTATATTAGAATATACAAAGGTATTTTTTAAAACAGGAGAGATTATGAACAACATAGAAGAATTTATAAAAAATATAAATTTGTTAGGCTTTATTTTAATATTTGTAGCATTTTTATTCGGAATTAAATTGCCGGATTGGGATTTTAAATTGGGTTTAAGGCATAGGAGTATAGTAACTCATAGTCCACTTATAACAATTTTATTAGTTATAGCATACAGAGTCAAAGAAGATTTTTTCTTTAAATATTTTATAGTAGGTTTTTCAACAGCCATTGCAGTGCATATACTATTTGATTTATTTCCATATAAGTGGCAGGGGGGAGCACTTTTAAAAATTCCGGTAAATATATGTTGCAGTAAAGAAGTTACAAAATTATTTTTTTTAATGACAATAATTATAAATAGCTTTATTGGAATTTTTTATATAAGAAATATATATGAATTTTTCTTTGTAATCTTACTTTCTTTTGCTGTTTTTATAAAAAAGAGCAGATATGAAAAAATACTAATAAGACCTCTTCTTATTTTTATTTTTTTAATGGGAAGTTTAAGTATTTT
It encodes:
- a CDS encoding metal ABC transporter permease — encoded protein: MSSFLIIHLIAIVISISCSLLGVFLVLKKMSMLTDAITHTVLLGIVLCFFIVHRLDSPFLIVGASVFGVLTVYLVELLSSTKLVKEDAAIGIVLAFLFSLAVILISKYTANIHLDIDAVLLGEIAFAPFHLKEIFGYKIANALVTGVSVLVINIVFIIIFFKEIKISIFDKVLASSLGLMPVLIHYLLMTMVSITAITSFEAVGATLMISFMVGPAATAYIISKRLREMIFYSVIFGVLSSIIGVNIAMKLDVSISGAISVTVAVIFLIVFFINKKRKFSF
- a CDS encoding metal ABC transporter permease, producing MTEYLNLFLSSYTFKVVTIGCALLAMISAIIGNFAVLKRESLLGDGVAHASLAGVCMAFLLTGKKEMYILLLGALIVGLICVSLIHYIQLYSKIKFDSAIALILSSFFGLGLVLLTYLKKIPGAKKAGLNRFIFGQASTLVVKDIYFILTIGFILLFIVILFWKEIKISIFDKEYAKTLGIDSDKIRFLVSILIVMNIILGIQIAGVILITAMIVAPAVAARQWSNSLLIVVILSGIFGFLSGAFGAIISTLDTSLPTGPLIVMNSSFFVIFSLIFSNKEGIVVKLYKNYKRNKEIREKNYGGDLK
- a CDS encoding metal ABC transporter ATP-binding protein is translated as MNVIEIKNLTVAYGEGTVLENINLEIEKGDFIALVGPNGAGKSTLIKTILDFLKPITGTIKINGKSYREERKKVAYVPQRGSVDWDFPTTLFDVVEMGSYGRVGFFKRVSKEEKEKVKKAIAQVDMLEFMDRQISQLSGGQQQRAFLARALVQDADIYLMDEPFQGVDAKTEKAIVAILKKLKTENKTVLVVHHDLQTVTSYFDKVILINKMIIEKGRVEDVFTEENIEKTYKKSEEAYD